From a region of the Buttiauxella agrestis genome:
- a CDS encoding transfer repressor, translated as MLSRNSLIHGLRRNELIEVLNASDYPIVHKDNSFTPEELKWARPVLFDIDELHISIAPLSSVKYDWDMAPVDTILIEVIVPALDTDLVEEEDSLLRDSGVGYILYEPAGASIRRTVTFVGGVTPDNMLYQLHLMLLSALHLLHEDVGDDS; from the coding sequence ATGTTGTCACGCAACTCCTTGATTCACGGTCTTCGTCGTAATGAGCTGATCGAGGTTTTAAATGCATCAGACTATCCAATAGTTCATAAAGACAACTCGTTCACCCCTGAAGAATTGAAATGGGCACGACCAGTGCTTTTTGATATTGATGAATTGCATATTTCTATAGCCCCACTTTCATCAGTTAAATACGATTGGGATATGGCTCCTGTTGATACAATACTGATAGAAGTTATTGTTCCGGCCCTTGATACTGATCTGGTCGAAGAAGAGGACAGTCTGCTCAGAGATTCTGGCGTTGGTTACATTCTCTATGAACCAGCTGGTGCATCTATACGCAGGACCGTTACTTTTGTTGGCGGAGTTACGCCGGACAATATGCTTTACCAGCTTCATTTAATGTTACTGAGTGCTCTGCACTTACTTCATGAGGATGTGGGGGATGATTCGTAA
- the parM gene encoding plasmid segregation protein ParM domain-containing protein, producing the protein MSEVQNKQLEEVQTGVDGSNVLKIVIDDGSKAAKVVFLDERGELKTHLSANSFVPNFRVAHTGTNPYNYFVDEYERYSHHKEATEALETTDVAHQYDEISRLNVHHALHSSGIEPQAVHLHVTLPLSQFYNSMGELNTENIQRKKDNLLKPVGRHVNGQTVSFNVAGISVFPESLPAVSQASELSTIESYEVSLVLDLGGTTLDAASISGQLEQISKVKGFDRIGCSVVYDEIRRYLQSVNVNDSDAYIDHLIGNRSDANALKITDSLRTETFEAVNAAVKKLQDMVVKAVKQIEERPHYIFIVGGGSFLIADAIEENYPNAKVVVVNNPQLALATSIAESVLFN; encoded by the coding sequence ATGTCAGAAGTACAAAACAAACAGCTGGAAGAAGTCCAAACTGGTGTGGATGGGAGTAACGTGCTGAAAATTGTTATTGATGATGGTAGCAAAGCCGCAAAAGTAGTTTTCTTGGATGAGCGTGGCGAGCTGAAGACTCATCTTTCGGCTAATTCATTCGTTCCAAACTTCCGAGTAGCCCATACAGGCACCAATCCATACAACTACTTTGTTGACGAATATGAACGTTATTCTCATCACAAAGAAGCGACTGAAGCCTTGGAAACAACAGATGTGGCACATCAGTATGATGAAATCAGCCGACTGAATGTCCATCACGCGCTTCACTCATCAGGTATTGAACCTCAAGCTGTACACCTTCATGTAACACTGCCGTTAAGCCAGTTCTATAATTCAATGGGTGAGCTAAATACTGAAAATATCCAGCGTAAAAAAGACAACTTATTGAAACCTGTAGGTCGCCATGTAAATGGTCAAACAGTATCTTTTAATGTTGCAGGAATTTCCGTATTCCCTGAATCATTACCTGCGGTTTCCCAGGCTTCGGAACTATCTACTATTGAATCATACGAAGTTAGCCTGGTATTGGATCTTGGTGGTACGACACTAGATGCCGCAAGTATCAGTGGTCAGCTGGAACAAATCTCAAAAGTTAAGGGTTTTGACCGAATTGGTTGTTCTGTCGTTTATGATGAAATTAGACGTTACCTCCAGTCCGTTAACGTCAACGATAGTGATGCATATATTGATCATCTAATCGGAAATCGTAGTGATGCTAATGCATTAAAAATTACGGATAGTCTGCGGACTGAAACATTCGAAGCTGTGAATGCTGCGGTTAAGAAATTGCAGGATATGGTCGTTAAAGCAGTAAAGCAGATTGAAGAACGTCCACATTACATCTTTATTGTGGGGGGCGGTTCATTCTTGATTGCTGATGCAATTGAAGAGAACTATCCAAATGCGAAGGTAGTGGTGGTTAATAATCCACAGCTTGCACTTGCTACTTCAATCGCTGAATCAGTGCTTTTTAACTAG